The Bubalus bubalis isolate 160015118507 breed Murrah chromosome 8, NDDB_SH_1, whole genome shotgun sequence sequence CCAAATCTGAGACAGAAGAGAAACAGTGAAGGAACAGAGAACAGTGAATGGGAGGAATGCCTGGGGCAAAGAGGGGAGAAGGCATTCTAAATGGAGGAGACCCCTACAATCTGGAAAACTCCAGGCAAGGGGGTGATCCCAGCATTCACACTGCAACAATGAATAGAAAACACATCTGTTGCTTGTAACCTCAGAGCCCCACGATAATAACAACAGAAATGTTATTAATTATAAATCCATTTTGAACATTTCTTCCTCCTTACAAGTATGTCCTAATAAGTGCAAACCAGAAccaatttcagaattttaaaaatgaaaaatattctttaaaatgtgcAGATTTTGGAAGTCATCAGTaatactgaaggaaaaaatagatTCCAAAAAGATAACTAAATTTATgagattatttaaattttaaatagcagTTACTTGAATTCAtgcaattcaacaaatatttaacagGAACCTGCTATGTACTAGAAACTCTGCAGGTGCTGGAAAtaacagcagtgaacaaaatagagaaaaattccTGTCCTTAGGAAGTTTATATCCTAGTTGGGGAAGAAGGACAATAAACAAAAGAGGCAAAATACTTATTTTGACAGATGGTGATACGTGCTctggagagaaataaaacaagaaatggaTTAGAGAATCACCAGTGAGTGGGAAGAAGTGCTACTTTAAATAGAGCAGCCAGAAAAGGTTTtgctgagaaggtgacatttgaaccaAGATGTGCAGGAGATGGCAAGGACAGTTGGCAATTTACCCTGAGCATTTCCCACATTCAACATGATTGGTGATTGtgagacagcaaaggaaacagaaaaataagttcAGCAGAACATCCGTTGGAGTCCTACTCTTGTTTGCACATCTCAAAGCTATGAGAAGAATCCCTTTAATTTCTTGAATCCAGTTTCAGTTTTCATAATGCTAAATCCTAACAGTTTAACTGAGTTCTTCCCCTGGACCAGGAACTGTGAAGTATTCATTGCGGTGAGCCTGTTTCATCTTCCCCCCAAATACTAGAGGTATCATCAGTCCCTCTTCacagatgctgaagatgaagttaAGTAGTTAGCCTGAGATCACACAGTCCAGCAAGTAGAAGAGCTGTGATTCACATTCAGAGCCCAAATATTTAGCCATGAAACCAGGCAAGCAGGAGGGTGTCGCGCTTTGTACACCACTTTCTACATGTACCTTTATTATAATAATTGGAATGCCTttgccttaaaataaaaaataacttgagTTCCATGTCTCCTGGTTTAgtttatgggaacttgaatagaatttgtatcctgctgttgggtgaaaattgtataaatcttgattatgttgaattggttcatagtgtcTTTCAGGTCTactctttccttctacttttccGTCTATTCTATTaagttttgagagtttgatattgaaaccccaactaaaaaatcttaatttgCGTACTTAAAAACattgtaatatatagtagaactatatgtaactttgctctgtattttccaagtctcctgtaaatgtgttatcatactttcatagtttaggaaaaaaaaacttgaaaatttgattttattaGTCAGTTGCAATGTTCACAAaggtctctattttttttccttttgcaatcTAGGGACTGCCATACCTCAGCTGGGTCTCATTCTTCCTGAACTGCTTTAGTTAAGATTACCCAAACTTGGATTTCAAAGGAATACTTTCATTGTTCCATCTGTCACACCAAGTAATTGGGACCAGCTGGATGTCAGGATGCGGGTGGCGACCATCGTAATCCTACTTTTCTTTTGTAAAGCCGCTGAGCTCCGCAAGGCAAGCCCTGGGGGTGCAAGAAACCGAGTGAACCATGGCCGGGCTGGTGGGAGCCAGAAAAGCTCCAACCCGGTCAAACGCTATGCACCAGGCCTCCCCTGTGAGGTGTACACATACCTTCACGAAAAATACTTAGATTGTCAAGAAAGAAAACTAGTTTATGTGCTGCCCGACTGGCCTCAGGATTTGCTGCACATGCTGTTAGCAAGAAACAAAATCCGCATACTGAAGAACAGCATGTTTTCCaagtttaaaaagctgaaaagctTGGATCTACAACAGAATGAGATCTCCAAAATTGAGAGTGAGGCTTTCTTCGGTTTAAATAAACTCACCACTCTCTTACTGCAGCACAACCAGATCAAAGTCTTGACAGAGGAAGTGTTCATTTATACACCTCTCCTGAGCTATCTGCGTCTTTATGACAACCCCTGGCATTGTACTTGTGAGATGGAAACGCTTATTTCAATGCTGCAGATCCCAAGGAATCGGAATTTGGGGAACTATGCCAAGTGTGAAAGCCCacaagaactgaaaaataaaaaactgaggcAGATAAAATCTGAACAGTTATGTAATGAAGAAGAAAGTGAACAATTGGAGCCAAGACCCCAATTGTCAGGAAAACCCCCAGTCATCAAGACTGAGGTGGACTCTACTCTTTGTCACAACTACGTATTTCCCATACAGACACTGGACTGCAGAAGAAAAGGTTTGTAAGttgcttgctttttcatttttgtgggcgattaaaaatgctttttgaaCGTTATGAATCCGTGCACCACCACCACGCACCCATGACTTAGAATTTCTGGTGTCATTTCCGCCATGGGAGATATTAGTGAGGCTCTTGACATGTTAGTGAAGACACTCTCAAAGTGTGTTCTGAGCACTGTTAATCTACCCTAGGACAACAAACAATTTagttgtctctttcatttctggcatGGGTTAATAACTTATTTGTAATATTAAAGCCAGATGTCATTGAATTAGGGTTGTATAGAAAATGGTATTATTCCTTCCAATTactgtaaggtttttttttttttttaagaacagaaaggaaatgtTAAGATGAACCAAGAGACTCCAGCACGTCTCAAAGAAATTATAGACAGGAATCTGTTAATGTTGAAGAAACAGAAGTCAATTTGTTGATTTAtcagcaaagtcatgctcaaggCTTGTCCCCCTCACTCTGAGTGTGGAAGGTGGCACCTGGTTAGATAGCACCATGAccatatgacaccaaaagatttGCTTACTATGACACTCTGTGAATTTTGATGCTAAAGTAGAGCAATGACAGCATTGTAAGCTGGGAGATGCCATCATGGGATCCTTTAAGTTCGAGAGAAAGTGCTCATTAATTGAGAACCTACTATGCTCCAGGTATTCCACATACATGCTGTCCACAGCTGCCAGCAAGGTAGTAGTAATATCCCCATCTgtagaggggaggaggaggagaaagaggctaAGGGACATTCAGACACTTGCTTGTGGTCTCACAGGTAAGCAGCAAAGCTAAGTCCACCTGAGCCTGCTGGCGTCCAGaattagtctgctgctgctgctgctgctgcgtcacttcagtcgtgtcctactctgtgcgaccccatagacggcagcccaccaggctcccctctccctgggattctccaggcaagaacactggagtgggttgccatttccttctccaatgcatgaaagtgaaaagtgaaagtgaagtcgctcagtcatgtccga is a genomic window containing:
- the LRRC17 gene encoding leucine-rich repeat-containing protein 17, whose product is MRVATIVILLFFCKAAELRKASPGGARNRVNHGRAGGSQKSSNPVKRYAPGLPCEVYTYLHEKYLDCQERKLVYVLPDWPQDLLHMLLARNKIRILKNSMFSKFKKLKSLDLQQNEISKIESEAFFGLNKLTTLLLQHNQIKVLTEEVFIYTPLLSYLRLYDNPWHCTCEMETLISMLQIPRNRNLGNYAKCESPQELKNKKLRQIKSEQLCNEEESEQLEPRPQLSGKPPVIKTEVDSTLCHNYVFPIQTLDCRRKELKKVPNNIPPDIVKLDLSHNKINQLRPKEFEDVHELKKLNLSSNGIQFIDPAAFLGLTHLEELDLSNNSLQNFDYGVLEDLYFLKLLWLRENPWRCDYNIHYLYYWLKHHYNVHYNGLECKMPEEYKGWFVGKYVRSYYEECPKDKLPAYPETFDQDMEDDEWEKIHKDHTAKKQSVRITIVG